From the genome of Corallococcus macrosporus DSM 14697:
CTCCATCCGGATTGCATCCCTGCCGGTACGCCTCCGCCGTGCCCGACCTGTGGACGGCATGCCTTTGCTCGGCCCGATGAGCCCATCCTCGCAGCGGCTTCGCTCCCGACGGACGTGGACGTGTTCCGGCTCGAGAACTTCGCGACGATGATTGTCGGGACCGAGCGGTTCGTTGATGCGGTGAAGCGCCTCGAACTGCCGGGAATCGCCTGCCGGGAGCTCCCTACCCGCTGACCTCGACCACGCCCAGCGGCAAGCCCTGTCCATTCACCAGGGCTTCGAAGCGGTGCGGTCCGGCGTAGTGCTTGCGCGTGGTGAGCTGCGCGAAGGAGACGCGCTTGCCCACCGTCTCCGCCTGCCCCGGGCCAAGCAGCAGCTCCTTCACCTTGAACACCTTGGGCTTCGCCTCGCCGTTGGCCTTCTGGAAGTGCACCGCCAGGTCCACCACCAGCGTCTGCGGCTGCTGGGAGCGGTTGGCCACCTCGAAGTGGACCTCCACGGTGTCACCCAGCGCCGCGCGGCGGGGGAGCTTCGTCACCCGCGCCTCGATGCCCGACGGCGGCCGCGCGCCCACCACCGCCAGCGCGGCGGGCTCCCCGCGCTTGATGGCCGAGCGCAGCGCGTGGCGCACCAGCCACTCCCGCTCCGGCGGGGCGCCCTTCATCCACCGCGTCGCCACCTGCACCAGCAGGGCGGGGTGGTCCTTGCCCATGTCATTCAGGTTGTTGGCCACCGAGCGGCGCACGTACAGCGCCGGGTCGTCCTTCAGCCGCTCCAGCAGCGCGAGCACCGGCGTGGGGTCCTTCTGGAACGCGCGCAGCCGCGAGGCCCACGGCAGGCGCGTGCGCGTACCCTCCGACACCAGCCGCCGCACATGCTCGCTCGGGTCCTCCGTCCACTCGCGCAGCCGGCCCAGCGTCTTCGCCGTGTGCCGCTCCAGGTAGGGCCGGATGGAGAACTCCGCGGTGAAGCGCTGGGTGAGCGCGTGCTGGGCGCGCATGGACGGCTCGAAGTGCTCCAGCCCGTGCTCCGCCACGTACATCGTGTGGGGCAGGTAGAAGAAGGAGGCCATGGCGCCGCCCTCCGTGACTTCCGCCCGGGGGCCAAGCGAGCGCAGCAGCACCTCCACCGCCTCCGGGTAGTCCTGGGGCAGCGCGCGGTGCAGCGCGCCAGCGATATGACGCGCCCGGTCCATCAGCTCATGGCTCTCCAGGCCCTTCGCGGCCTCCCGGACGAAGGCGGCGCGAGGGAAGGAGGGCGCCGCGGCGTGGAGTGACGCGGCGAGGCGCTCGACGAGCCGCGCGTCGAAGAAACTCTTGAGGTGGTCCGCCATGGTGCGTGCATCCTGGCATGGGCTCCCCGGCGCATCAGCCCCATGTGCGTGCCAGGAGGCGGCGGTGGGCAGGCGGCCGGACAACGGTGGACTGGGCAGTCCGGGGTGGCTCTGCTAGGCCCTCGGCCCGTGGAGAAGCGAATGGGCCAGCACGGGAGTCCGGACATGCGCGGCAGGCCCGTGGGGACGGAGCCCCGCTCCTTGCGCGAACAGCTCGCGGACGTGCCGGATTCGCTCGCGCTCCTGGAGGGGCTGTTCACCCATTCACCCGTGCCCTACGCCGTCTTCACCGCGGACGGCCACTGCCTGCTCACCAACCCCGCCTTCCTGGCGATGTTCGGCGCCGCGCCGCCGCCCGAGTACAGCCTCTTCAAGGACGAGCTGCTCGCGGAGCTGGGCTACGGGAAGCTGCTCCTGCGGGCCGTGTCGGGCGAGCGCGTCCAGACGCCGGTGTTCTGGTACGACGTGAAGGACTTGGAGCACGTGCGCGCGCCCGCGGAGGCCAGGCGCATCGCCATCTCCTGCACCGGCTTCCCCCTGGTGTCCGCCAACGGCGGCGTCACGCACATCGCCGTGGCCTACCAGGACATGACGGCGGAGCTGGCGGCCCGCGAGGCGGCGCAGGCGGAGCGGCGCAACCTGCTCCAGGTCTTCACCCAGGCGCCGGTGGCCATCAGCGTGCTGCGCGGCTACGCGCTGCGCTACGAGTTCGCCAACCCGCTGCTCCAGAAGCTCATGGGCGGCCGCGAGCTGAACGGGCGCACGCAGGAGGAGGCCATCCCCGACCTGTCACCGGAGCTGCTCAGCCTCCACCGGAGCGTCTTCGAGACGGGCGAGCGCGCCATCGCGCAGGAGTGCCCCGTCACCATCGACTACGAGGGCGCCGGCCGCGTCGAGACGAAGTTCTGGAACATCATCTTCGAGCCCCTGCGCGACGAGCGGGGCCAGGTGGATGGCCTGGTGACGTTCGCCTCCGACGTCACCGAGCAGGTGCTCGCGCGGCAGGCCGTGGAGAGCCAGCAGAAGTGGCTGGAGGCCGTGCTGGACCTGATGCCCATGCCGGTGGTGATGGCGGACCCGGCCAGCGGCGACCTCAACTTCTCCAACGCCGCGGCGGACCGGCTCTACGGCGGCCACATCCCGAGGGACGTGC
Proteins encoded in this window:
- a CDS encoding DNA alkylation repair protein, with protein sequence MADHLKSFFDARLVERLAASLHAAAPSFPRAAFVREAAKGLESHELMDRARHIAGALHRALPQDYPEAVEVLLRSLGPRAEVTEGGAMASFFYLPHTMYVAEHGLEHFEPSMRAQHALTQRFTAEFSIRPYLERHTAKTLGRLREWTEDPSEHVRRLVSEGTRTRLPWASRLRAFQKDPTPVLALLERLKDDPALYVRRSVANNLNDMGKDHPALLVQVATRWMKGAPPEREWLVRHALRSAIKRGEPAALAVVGARPPSGIEARVTKLPRRAALGDTVEVHFEVANRSQQPQTLVVDLAVHFQKANGEAKPKVFKVKELLLGPGQAETVGKRVSFAQLTTRKHYAGPHRFEALVNGQGLPLGVVEVSG
- a CDS encoding ATP-binding protein, yielding MRGRPVGTEPRSLREQLADVPDSLALLEGLFTHSPVPYAVFTADGHCLLTNPAFLAMFGAAPPPEYSLFKDELLAELGYGKLLLRAVSGERVQTPVFWYDVKDLEHVRAPAEARRIAISCTGFPLVSANGGVTHIAVAYQDMTAELAAREAAQAERRNLLQVFTQAPVAISVLRGYALRYEFANPLLQKLMGGRELNGRTQEEAIPDLSPELLSLHRSVFETGERAIAQECPVTIDYEGAGRVETKFWNIIFEPLRDERGQVDGLVTFASDVTEQVLARQAVESQQKWLEAVLDLMPMPVVMADPASGDLNFSNAAADRLYGGHIPRDVPATAYGEHFHVTDLAGRRLRVDEIPSTRAARGERLDGLEVLWHTAAGQFALSISSETLPAMHGHPSVVVIPFLDITRLKTVEQHLQEAVRARDEFLSVASHELKTPLTSLGLRLQSFARAIQADPASALAQRHGREVEVMRRQMTRLSELVDGLLDVSRISTGRLKLQYEPVDLSALVKEVAARFELEAARAGCTLHVTHAEGLRGAWDRLRLEQVVSNLLSNALKYGAGAPVHVEVAPGGLGARLWVRDRGIGIDPEAHARIFQKFERAVSERNYGGMGLGLYVTRTLVEALGGTIQVDSRPGEGATFRVELPLQPAR